One genomic window of Glycine soja cultivar W05 chromosome 9, ASM419377v2, whole genome shotgun sequence includes the following:
- the LOC114368368 gene encoding uncharacterized protein LOC114368368, whose protein sequence is MQIVLACMNLDLALRIEKPPSPTDSSISEQRKLHEKWNHSNRMCLMIIKRDIPEVFWGTILDDITSAKEFLAEIEKGFANNIKAETSTLLQNLISMKYQGKGNVREYIMGMSNKCFKIKGTKVIRRLAYSFSADFSTFTV, encoded by the coding sequence ATGCAAATTGTTCTTGCCTGCATGAATCTAGACCTTGCATTAAGGATTGAGAAACCCCCTTCTCCTACGGATTCCAGTATCTCTGAACAGAGGAAACTTCATGAGAAGTGGAATCACTCAAATCGCATGTGTCTTATGATCATTAAGCGTGACATTCCTGAGGTCTTTTGGGGTACGATTTTAGATGATATAACTAGTGCCAAAGAATTCCTTGCTGAAATTGAAAAGGGTTTTGCAAATAACATTAAGGCGGAAACAAGTACTCTCCTCCAGAACTTGATTTCCATGAAGTATCAAGGAAAAGGAAATGTCAGGGAATACATTATGGGAATGTCAAATAAATGCTTCAAAATTAAGGGCACTAAAGTTATCAGAAGACTTGCTTATTCATTTAGTGCTGATTTCTCTACCTTCACAGTTTAG